From Verrucomicrobiia bacterium, the proteins below share one genomic window:
- a CDS encoding PQQ-dependent sugar dehydrogenase yields MRQAGALILLCLSMLTGGPALPEAQAQRIVRTPPLIPIEPPATEFVLVDAFPEVEFPFRTDRIVGLAVPPGATNELFITGQSGRVLVITNLLAPTRTVFLDLSADTYSEGESGLLGLAFHPNYRVNRQFYVYYTRTNREISRTFITLSRFVSDPANPHRALPDSEQVLFAQADRDPIHQAGDIHFGPDGYLYVPIGDEGAQNDPYRTSQRIDGGLFSGILRLDVDGRAGSLAPNPHPSVGTGYWIPPDNPFIGATTFLGRAVRPEEVRTEFWAVGLRNPHRIHFDRQTGELYAGDVGGTRREEVNRIVRGGNYGWVHFEGSLTNEVSPYGPPPAGMVHIPPLYEYTRSGGDPNLQGQAVIGGVVVRGTNYPSLTGKYVFGDYVSAHLWSMTFQGAARPVVTKLLTADYGPTGFGFHPGTGEVLVVQRNGGRISRLIRATGEGTTLPPTLSETGVFASLAGLVPRAGMEPYDVASPFWSDHAIKRRWFFFQDATSTIRRDGADQWTFPAGTVWVKHFDIEQIRGNPTTRRRLETRFLVKSGQAAHGFTYRWREDNSDADLVPDEGLNEELYIEDAGAVRTQIWRYPGRSECLICHNGAAGYALGFSTRQLNLASTRNGTPVNQLIHLSQLGALQPPVTDPASMPRLVALEDSTADLEHRFRSYLDANCAYCHRDGGVGRGNWDARYEIPFGSSGIINGPVTEDLGIDGARMIRPGDFRRSILWQRIAQSGAVRMPPLATDLIHNDAVDLLQQFITGSTYIVARHLFYNASAFDGDDPSPNAADDRAIAINKEVLFAGRPSTLGNISSYPRGINGLMLDIWRLPALPLASDIRVRVGNDDRPAGWAAGPAPSSITLRRAAGVAGSDRVTLLWPDGSISDRWVEVSLLPSPRTGIQSADTFYIGSSPGDTLDDFASPGVTSNDLIRVRMNPRSALNPAPITSPFDINRDRRVDSLDQAAIRMFETRGPTLRLIDLSPVP; encoded by the coding sequence ATGCGTCAGGCCGGCGCCCTCATCCTGCTTTGCCTTTCGATGCTGACCGGCGGCCCGGCACTTCCGGAGGCACAAGCCCAGCGGATCGTCCGCACGCCCCCGCTGATCCCGATCGAACCCCCGGCAACGGAATTCGTGCTGGTGGACGCCTTTCCGGAGGTTGAATTCCCGTTTCGGACGGATCGAATCGTCGGACTGGCGGTCCCGCCGGGTGCGACCAACGAATTGTTCATCACAGGGCAATCCGGCCGCGTCCTGGTCATCACCAATCTGCTGGCTCCGACCCGTACCGTCTTCCTCGATCTCAGTGCCGACACCTATTCCGAGGGGGAATCCGGGCTGCTTGGGCTCGCCTTTCACCCAAACTACCGGGTCAACCGGCAGTTCTACGTCTACTACACGCGGACCAACCGGGAGATCAGCCGGACGTTCATCACCCTGTCCCGCTTTGTTAGCGACCCCGCAAACCCCCACCGGGCCCTTCCCGATTCCGAGCAGGTGCTGTTCGCCCAGGCCGACCGTGATCCGATCCATCAGGCCGGGGACATCCACTTTGGTCCGGATGGCTATCTCTACGTGCCCATCGGCGACGAGGGGGCGCAGAACGATCCCTACCGCACCTCCCAGCGGATTGACGGCGGTCTATTCTCCGGGATTCTCCGGCTGGATGTGGATGGCCGGGCCGGCAGCCTGGCACCGAATCCGCATCCGTCCGTCGGGACGGGGTACTGGATTCCGCCGGACAATCCGTTCATTGGAGCCACCACCTTTCTCGGCCGGGCGGTGCGCCCCGAGGAGGTGCGGACCGAGTTCTGGGCCGTGGGCCTGCGCAACCCCCACCGGATCCACTTTGATCGCCAGACCGGGGAATTGTACGCCGGAGACGTGGGCGGGACGCGGCGCGAGGAGGTGAACCGGATCGTCCGGGGCGGCAACTACGGCTGGGTGCATTTTGAGGGGTCCCTCACGAATGAGGTCTCACCCTACGGCCCTCCGCCCGCGGGAATGGTCCACATCCCGCCGCTGTACGAATACACCCGCAGCGGTGGCGACCCCAACCTTCAGGGGCAGGCCGTGATCGGTGGCGTGGTGGTTCGCGGCACCAACTACCCCTCGCTTACGGGAAAATACGTGTTTGGTGACTACGTGTCCGCACACCTCTGGTCCATGACCTTCCAGGGCGCCGCCCGGCCGGTGGTCACCAAACTGCTCACCGCCGACTACGGACCCACCGGGTTTGGTTTCCACCCCGGCACCGGCGAGGTCCTGGTGGTGCAGCGCAATGGTGGACGCATCTCGCGCCTGATCCGGGCCACCGGCGAAGGCACCACCCTGCCTCCGACCCTCAGCGAAACCGGGGTCTTCGCCAGCCTCGCCGGACTCGTCCCCCGGGCTGGGATGGAACCGTACGACGTCGCGTCCCCCTTCTGGTCCGACCACGCCATCAAACGCCGCTGGTTCTTCTTCCAGGACGCCACCTCCACAATCCGCCGCGACGGCGCCGATCAGTGGACCTTCCCGGCCGGAACCGTCTGGGTGAAGCACTTCGACATCGAGCAGATCCGGGGCAATCCCACCACCCGGCGTCGCCTCGAGACGCGCTTCCTGGTGAAGTCCGGCCAGGCCGCCCACGGTTTCACCTACCGGTGGCGGGAGGACAATTCCGACGCCGATCTCGTGCCCGACGAGGGGTTGAACGAGGAACTCTACATTGAGGACGCTGGCGCCGTGCGGACGCAGATCTGGCGGTACCCGGGACGCTCCGAATGTCTGATCTGCCACAATGGCGCCGCCGGCTACGCCCTCGGCTTCAGCACCCGGCAGCTGAATCTTGCCTCGACCCGCAACGGCACCCCCGTCAACCAGTTGATCCACCTGAGCCAGCTGGGAGCGCTGCAACCCCCGGTGACGGATCCCGCCTCAATGCCCCGGCTGGTCGCGCTCGAGGACTCCACGGCGGACCTTGAGCACCGGTTCCGATCCTACCTCGATGCGAACTGCGCCTACTGCCACCGGGATGGCGGCGTGGGCCGCGGCAACTGGGATGCCCGTTATGAAATCCCGTTCGGCAGCTCGGGCATCATCAACGGGCCCGTCACCGAAGACCTGGGGATTGACGGAGCGCGCATGATCCGTCCCGGCGACTTTCGCCGGTCCATCCTGTGGCAGCGCATCGCCCAGTCGGGGGCGGTCCGCATGCCCCCGCTGGCCACCGACCTCATCCACAACGACGCGGTGGATCTCCTCCAGCAGTTCATCACGGGCTCCACCTACATCGTCGCCCGACACCTTTTCTACAACGCATCGGCCTTCGACGGCGACGATCCCTCGCCCAACGCTGCCGACGACCGGGCGATCGCCATCAACAAGGAGGTCCTGTTCGCCGGCCGCCCGTCCACACTCGGCAACATCTCCAGCTATCCACGCGGGATCAACGGCCTGATGCTCGACATTTGGCGGCTTCCCGCCCTGCCGCTGGCTTCCGACATCCGGGTACGGGTCGGCAATGACGACCGGCCGGCCGGCTGGGCTGCGGGACCGGCCCCCTCCAGCATCACCCTGCGCCGGGCTGCCGGTGTTGCCGGATCCGACCGCGTGACGCTCCTCTGGCCGGACGGATCCATCAGCGACCGCTGGGTGGAGGTCAGCCTCCTCCCCTCGCCGCGCACGGGCATCCAGTCCGCCGACACGTTTTACATCGGCAGTTCGCCCGGCGACACCCTGGACGACTTCGCCAGCCCCGGGGTCACATCGAACGACCTGATCCGGGTGCGGATGAATCCCCGCAGCGCGTTGAACCCGGCCCCCATCACCTCGCCCTTCGACATCAACCGCGACCGCCGGGTGGACTCCCTGGATCAGGCTGCCATCCGGATGTTTGAGACCCGCGGCCCGACGCTTCGACTGATTGATCTGAGTCCCGTGCCCTGA
- a CDS encoding alpha/beta hydrolase, giving the protein MNTGRPPPFSGHGADSGRLSLQVHGKPEATALIYLPGLHGDWTLLGEFRNAVHQRVRLVEFEYPRTSIWTLADHARAVQAALNSAGIVEGYLLAESFGSLVAWALLELPNTPTNFRIRGIILAGGFVRYPIPRLARLARVLGLRLPDGLLRRLLSGYARVAGLLHRRSPEARAGIQEFVRRRLEPGDRDAVMHRLQLLAAADPRPVAATCTIPVWSLTGFGDPVVPWPLVSPWLRRRVPGWVGHRIIWASDHTVLATRPAAAARIVLEWIRTDDPQSDPDPDHGVATAPGENGPHCAS; this is encoded by the coding sequence ATGAATACGGGCCGCCCGCCGCCCTTCTCCGGACACGGCGCCGACAGCGGACGACTCAGCCTGCAGGTTCACGGCAAGCCGGAGGCGACCGCACTGATTTACCTGCCCGGACTGCACGGGGACTGGACGCTCCTGGGCGAATTTCGTAACGCCGTCCATCAACGGGTTCGCCTCGTGGAGTTCGAATACCCGCGCACCAGCATCTGGACTCTCGCGGATCACGCACGGGCGGTTCAGGCGGCGCTCAATTCCGCAGGCATCGTGGAAGGATACCTGCTCGCAGAATCCTTTGGATCCCTAGTGGCCTGGGCTCTTCTGGAGTTGCCGAACACTCCCACCAACTTCCGGATCCGTGGAATCATCCTAGCCGGAGGATTTGTCCGGTACCCCATCCCGCGGCTTGCGCGGCTGGCCCGAGTCCTTGGCCTCAGACTGCCCGACGGCCTGTTGCGCCGGTTGCTTTCCGGTTACGCCCGGGTCGCAGGCCTCTTGCATCGCCGATCTCCGGAAGCCCGCGCCGGCATCCAGGAGTTTGTGAGGAGGCGTCTGGAACCGGGGGATCGGGATGCCGTCATGCACCGGTTGCAACTGCTTGCCGCCGCGGATCCGCGTCCGGTGGCTGCAACCTGCACGATACCGGTCTGGAGTCTGACCGGCTTTGGGGATCCGGTGGTCCCCTGGCCGTTGGTCTCTCCGTGGCTGCGGCGCCGGGTCCCCGGGTGGGTTGGACACCGCATAATCTGGGCGTCCGACCACACGGTGCTCGCCACGCGCCCGGCAGCCGCCGCACGTATCGTCCTCGAATGGATCCGAACCGATGACCCCCAGTCCGATCCTGATCCGGATCACGGCGTGGCTACAGCACCCGGGGAGAACGGGCCACATTGCGCCTCATGA